One Brassica oleracea var. oleracea cultivar TO1000 chromosome C7, BOL, whole genome shotgun sequence genomic window carries:
- the LOC106304318 gene encoding G-type lectin S-receptor-like serine/threonine-protein kinase At5g24080 isoform X1, whose protein sequence is MSSFHFSSPYFCLSFSFFCLFLVSSVQVGLASEPNISLGSKLLASEPNRVWVSANGTFAIGFTRFKPTDQFLLSIWFAQLPGDPTIVWSPNRNSPVTKEAVLELEATGNLVLSDQTTTIWASNTSNHGVESAVMSESGNFLLLGTQVTTSPAIWQSFSQPADTLLPNQPLTVSLQLTSNPSPSRHGHYSLKMLQQHTSLSLGLTYNINLDPHANYSYWSGPEISNVTGDVTAVLDDTGSFKIVYGESSTGAVYVYKNPVDENRSYNSTSNPRLTKNRILRRLVLENNGNLRLYRWDNDMNGSSQWVPEWAAVSNPCDIAGICGNGVCNLDRTKKNADCLCLPGSVKLPDQEKNKLCSDNSSLVQECERNIKRNGTFKISTVQETNYYFSERSVIANYSDIGNVSKCGSMCLSDCKCVASVYGLDDEKPYCWILKGLNFGGFKDPGSTLFVKTRANESYPFNNHDDKDSKSNKSHGLRQKVLVIPIVVGMLVLVALLGMLLYYNVDRKRTLKRAVKNSLILCDSPVSFTYRDLQNATNNFSQLLGSGGFGTVYKGSVAGETLVAVKRLDRVLSHGEREFITEVNTIGSMHHMNLVRLCGYCSEDSHRLLVYEFMINGSLDKWIFSSDRTGRLLDWRTRFEIAVATAQGISYFHEQCRNRIIHCDIKPENILLDENFCPKISDFGLAKMMGREHSQVVTMIRGTRGYLAPEWVSNRPITVKADVYSYGMLLLEIVGGRRNLDVSFNAEDFFYPGWAYKELTNGTALKVVDRRLQGVAEEEEVVKALKVAFWCIQDDISMRPSMGEVVKLLEGSSDEINLPPMPQTILELIDEGLEDVYRALRREVNNQLSSFTVNTMTTSQSYLSSSRSHATCSYSSMSPR, encoded by the exons ATGTCTTCATTTCATTTTAGTTCTCCTTATTTTTGTCTCTCGTTCTCGTTCTTCTGCTTGTTCTTGGTTAGCTCGGTTCAAGTTGGCTTGGCTTCTGAACCGAACATCAGTTTGGGTTCAAAGTTATTAGCTAGTGAACCGAACCGGGTATGGGTTTCCGCAAATGGTACTTTTGCAATCGGGTTTACTCGGTTTAAACCAACCGACCAGTTCTTACTGAGCATTTGGTTCGCACAACTTCCCGGTGATCCAACCATCGTTTGGTCTCCCAATAG AAACTCCCCAGTCACAAAAGAAGCAGTCTTGGAGCTAGAAGCAACCGGAAACCTTGTACTCTCCGACCAAACCACCACCATATGGGCCTCAAACACCTCAAACCACGGCGTGGAATCAGCGGTCATGTCTGAATCCGGAAACTTCCTCCTCCTTGGGACCCAAGTTACCACCTCTCCAGCCATTTGGCAGAGCTTTTCACAACCTGCCGACACTCTCCTCCCAAACCAACCCTTAACCGTTTCTCTACAACTAACCTCTAACCCTTCACCGTCTCGTCATGGCCATTACTCACTGAAGATGCTTCAACAACACACTTCGCTTAGCCTAGGTCTAACCTACAACATCAATCTTGACCCTCACGCAAACTACTCATACTGGTCCGGACCTGAGATTTCCAATGTGACTGGAGATGTTACCGCTGTTCTTGACGATACTGGAAGCTTTAAAATCGTTTACGGAGAATCCTCTACAGGAGCAGTGTATGTCTACAAGAATCCAGTAGACGAAAACCGGAGCTATAATAGTACTAGTAATCCCCGGTTAACGAAAAACCGGATTCTGCGGAGATTGGTATTAGAGAACAACGGTAACCTCCGGTTGTACCGATGGGACAACGACATGAACGGTTCAAGCCAATGGGTACCTGAATGGGCGGCTGTATCAAACCCCTGTGACATAGCTGGGATATGCGGTAACGGAGTATGCAACTTGGACCGGACCAAGAAAAACGCCGACTGTTTATGTCTGCCCGGTTCGGTTAAGCTTCCTGATCAAGAAAAGAATAAACTCTGTTCAGACAACTCATCTCTGGTCCAAGAATGTGAGAGAAACATCAAACGTAACGGTACCTTCAAGATCTCGACGGTCCAAGAGACTAACTACTATTTCTCGGAACGTTCTGTTATCGCTAACTACAGCGATATCGGTAACGTGAGTAAATGCGGTTCGATGTGTTTGTCTGATTGCAAATGTGTTGCTTCGGTTTACGGTTTAGATGATGAGAAGCCTTATTGTTGGATTCTAAAGGGCCTCAACTTTGGCGGGTTTAAAGATCCTGGCTCAACACTTTTCGTCAAGACTAGAGCTAATGAGTCTTATCCTTTCAATAATCATGATGATAAGGATTCTAAATCGAATAAAAGCCATGGGTTAAGACAGAAGGTTCTTGTGATTCCTATAGTTGTTGGGATGCTTGTGCTTGTGGCACTACTTGGGATGTTGTTATACTACAATGTAGATAGGAAGAGAACACTAAAGAGAGCCGTAAAGAACTCGCTTATCCTTTGTGACTCTCCTGTGAGTTTTACTTATCGTGATCTTCAGAACGCTACAAATAATTTCTCCCAACTTCTTGGATCAG GTGGATTTGGGACAGTATACAAAGGAAGTGTAGCGGGTGAAACGCTGGTTGCAGTGAAGAGATTAGATAGAGTATTATCTCATGGAGAGCGAGAGTTTATCACCGAAGTCAATACCATTGGTTCCATGCATCACATGAACCTAGTTCGTTTGTGTGGTTACTGCTCCGAAGACTCACACCG GCTTCTAGTTTATGAGTTCATGATAAATGGGTCGTTAGACAAATGGATATTCTCTTCAGACCGGACGGGCAGGCTGCTTGATTGGCGCACACGTTTTGAGATTGCTGTGGCAACTGCGCAGGGGATATCTTATTTTCATGAACAGTGTAGAAACAGAATTATTCATTGTGACATTAAACCCGAGAACATCTTGTTGGATGAAAATTTTTGTCCTAAGATATCGGATTTTGGGCTGGCTAAGATGATGGGGAGAGAGCATTCTCAGGTGGTAACAATGATTAGAGGGACGAGAGGGTATCTAGCTCCGGAGTGGGTGAGTAACCGGCCGATCACAGTGAAGGCTGATGTGTATAGCTATGGAATGCTTCTTCTTGAGATTGTTGGTGGTAGGAGAAATCTTGATGTGTCCTTCAACGCTGAAGATTTCTTTTACCCTGGATGGGCTTACAAG GAACTAACGAACGGGACGGCCCTGAAAGTTGTGGATAGAAGGCTACAAGGAGTAGCAGAGGAAGAGGAAGTGGTGAAAGCTCTTAAAGTGGCGTTTTGGTGCATACAAGATGACATATCAATGAGGCCGTCAATGGGAGAAGTGGTGAAGCTTCTAGAAGGATCTTCAGACGAGATAAATCTGCCTCCAATGCCGCAAACGATTTTAGAACTTATCGATGAAGGACTGGAGGATGTGTATAGAGCGTTGAGGAGAGAGGTTAATAACCAGCTTAGCTCTTTCACTGTTAATACCATGACAACCTCTCAGAGTTATCTTTCTTCCTCTCGGTCTCATGCTACCTGTAGTTACTCTTCCATGTCTCCCAGGTAG
- the LOC106304318 gene encoding G-type lectin S-receptor-like serine/threonine-protein kinase At5g24080 isoform X2 has protein sequence MSESGNFLLLGTQVTTSPAIWQSFSQPADTLLPNQPLTVSLQLTSNPSPSRHGHYSLKMLQQHTSLSLGLTYNINLDPHANYSYWSGPEISNVTGDVTAVLDDTGSFKIVYGESSTGAVYVYKNPVDENRSYNSTSNPRLTKNRILRRLVLENNGNLRLYRWDNDMNGSSQWVPEWAAVSNPCDIAGICGNGVCNLDRTKKNADCLCLPGSVKLPDQEKNKLCSDNSSLVQECERNIKRNGTFKISTVQETNYYFSERSVIANYSDIGNVSKCGSMCLSDCKCVASVYGLDDEKPYCWILKGLNFGGFKDPGSTLFVKTRANESYPFNNHDDKDSKSNKSHGLRQKVLVIPIVVGMLVLVALLGMLLYYNVDRKRTLKRAVKNSLILCDSPVSFTYRDLQNATNNFSQLLGSGGFGTVYKGSVAGETLVAVKRLDRVLSHGEREFITEVNTIGSMHHMNLVRLCGYCSEDSHRLLVYEFMINGSLDKWIFSSDRTGRLLDWRTRFEIAVATAQGISYFHEQCRNRIIHCDIKPENILLDENFCPKISDFGLAKMMGREHSQVVTMIRGTRGYLAPEWVSNRPITVKADVYSYGMLLLEIVGGRRNLDVSFNAEDFFYPGWAYKELTNGTALKVVDRRLQGVAEEEEVVKALKVAFWCIQDDISMRPSMGEVVKLLEGSSDEINLPPMPQTILELIDEGLEDVYRALRREVNNQLSSFTVNTMTTSQSYLSSSRSHATCSYSSMSPR, from the exons ATGTCTGAATCCGGAAACTTCCTCCTCCTTGGGACCCAAGTTACCACCTCTCCAGCCATTTGGCAGAGCTTTTCACAACCTGCCGACACTCTCCTCCCAAACCAACCCTTAACCGTTTCTCTACAACTAACCTCTAACCCTTCACCGTCTCGTCATGGCCATTACTCACTGAAGATGCTTCAACAACACACTTCGCTTAGCCTAGGTCTAACCTACAACATCAATCTTGACCCTCACGCAAACTACTCATACTGGTCCGGACCTGAGATTTCCAATGTGACTGGAGATGTTACCGCTGTTCTTGACGATACTGGAAGCTTTAAAATCGTTTACGGAGAATCCTCTACAGGAGCAGTGTATGTCTACAAGAATCCAGTAGACGAAAACCGGAGCTATAATAGTACTAGTAATCCCCGGTTAACGAAAAACCGGATTCTGCGGAGATTGGTATTAGAGAACAACGGTAACCTCCGGTTGTACCGATGGGACAACGACATGAACGGTTCAAGCCAATGGGTACCTGAATGGGCGGCTGTATCAAACCCCTGTGACATAGCTGGGATATGCGGTAACGGAGTATGCAACTTGGACCGGACCAAGAAAAACGCCGACTGTTTATGTCTGCCCGGTTCGGTTAAGCTTCCTGATCAAGAAAAGAATAAACTCTGTTCAGACAACTCATCTCTGGTCCAAGAATGTGAGAGAAACATCAAACGTAACGGTACCTTCAAGATCTCGACGGTCCAAGAGACTAACTACTATTTCTCGGAACGTTCTGTTATCGCTAACTACAGCGATATCGGTAACGTGAGTAAATGCGGTTCGATGTGTTTGTCTGATTGCAAATGTGTTGCTTCGGTTTACGGTTTAGATGATGAGAAGCCTTATTGTTGGATTCTAAAGGGCCTCAACTTTGGCGGGTTTAAAGATCCTGGCTCAACACTTTTCGTCAAGACTAGAGCTAATGAGTCTTATCCTTTCAATAATCATGATGATAAGGATTCTAAATCGAATAAAAGCCATGGGTTAAGACAGAAGGTTCTTGTGATTCCTATAGTTGTTGGGATGCTTGTGCTTGTGGCACTACTTGGGATGTTGTTATACTACAATGTAGATAGGAAGAGAACACTAAAGAGAGCCGTAAAGAACTCGCTTATCCTTTGTGACTCTCCTGTGAGTTTTACTTATCGTGATCTTCAGAACGCTACAAATAATTTCTCCCAACTTCTTGGATCAG GTGGATTTGGGACAGTATACAAAGGAAGTGTAGCGGGTGAAACGCTGGTTGCAGTGAAGAGATTAGATAGAGTATTATCTCATGGAGAGCGAGAGTTTATCACCGAAGTCAATACCATTGGTTCCATGCATCACATGAACCTAGTTCGTTTGTGTGGTTACTGCTCCGAAGACTCACACCG GCTTCTAGTTTATGAGTTCATGATAAATGGGTCGTTAGACAAATGGATATTCTCTTCAGACCGGACGGGCAGGCTGCTTGATTGGCGCACACGTTTTGAGATTGCTGTGGCAACTGCGCAGGGGATATCTTATTTTCATGAACAGTGTAGAAACAGAATTATTCATTGTGACATTAAACCCGAGAACATCTTGTTGGATGAAAATTTTTGTCCTAAGATATCGGATTTTGGGCTGGCTAAGATGATGGGGAGAGAGCATTCTCAGGTGGTAACAATGATTAGAGGGACGAGAGGGTATCTAGCTCCGGAGTGGGTGAGTAACCGGCCGATCACAGTGAAGGCTGATGTGTATAGCTATGGAATGCTTCTTCTTGAGATTGTTGGTGGTAGGAGAAATCTTGATGTGTCCTTCAACGCTGAAGATTTCTTTTACCCTGGATGGGCTTACAAG GAACTAACGAACGGGACGGCCCTGAAAGTTGTGGATAGAAGGCTACAAGGAGTAGCAGAGGAAGAGGAAGTGGTGAAAGCTCTTAAAGTGGCGTTTTGGTGCATACAAGATGACATATCAATGAGGCCGTCAATGGGAGAAGTGGTGAAGCTTCTAGAAGGATCTTCAGACGAGATAAATCTGCCTCCAATGCCGCAAACGATTTTAGAACTTATCGATGAAGGACTGGAGGATGTGTATAGAGCGTTGAGGAGAGAGGTTAATAACCAGCTTAGCTCTTTCACTGTTAATACCATGACAACCTCTCAGAGTTATCTTTCTTCCTCTCGGTCTCATGCTACCTGTAGTTACTCTTCCATGTCTCCCAGGTAG